In Oncorhynchus clarkii lewisi isolate Uvic-CL-2024 chromosome 24, UVic_Ocla_1.0, whole genome shotgun sequence, one DNA window encodes the following:
- the LOC139382819 gene encoding uncharacterized protein isoform X1 produces MIDLSHLTEEEQSMIMTVLKRDEELKKAEEERIKQLQKTSAPVESRLKYLTGEWFYEAKSLRHRDKIHGSEIILASMKQRKAGSLDGPLSRPRAVSGKVSDITPPPKPARLLVAPTQPQENSESPSASDAEKERLNSVVRSPGRPRHNPFNRASLILEVEKTEKQLSNGNQEAEKASETEPLSPLKIHMTADSISHNSAGSATSEGSSLGFRPVPKKRTFLSRRSQSSLTGSDVSVPGHQGHVAGSKVTAPAPQGSLQHGSSWGSNQSSQGALDVQSEKSTPSSICELQNNATPVSPSSQQLNTLSHLSHKPLKDLTLVSTNTELEREKEAHEREKRTEEPSDNSVRTPSLLRETESSKVPLRPLSEPKPLRLLELRPATHSDNDRHTDKSYRGGQKSSDGLIQREFVSMSPPQSRERSDGPFSEPLSIPLSPSSELTAPTHHQPAQHAAFQLIEMQDKEMIRTCIVGTAIRQEDDSLPPSTVEQWMHHELKNPGDKPDKHVRKKRLGHKPASKLAPRSPQSTGEEGDSISKVLEWFSRSTDSNDWLETESDQPDMEEDVIGPAKIDTNDRPTFESRSQQTEGKAPEMKRKLLHVDPSLDIQSIGEGVSVCLTPDVEDGSQSESSVNQPPDQSPLNTERSYQPKRRMSEAERLRAAYRKEFKQVMLDREDDVIYRQEDVKNVSGPPAKATGPQVTTQEVKEKEEVQDENQPPKISHLKSFWEKGNTGPKILISRSITAKGQQQMEKERELADKSHRTVPGPESYSVEGSSRKNLGDRKEDERLSLDTQQNSVSQDVRSVQPSASPYKQEVYTPKQSVVIAPSIEICTLPTWDVSYTHGAQSEEDDLTLTEEDLRRSPMTVGRRSSEAEIVFLTRLHPQPDTVSQSRHSPEPQRFSPSTLSPQPELLLQPTVNPQPVKLSPAIPKPQPDMPFSPNPLPELLFQPATSPDSKKFHQSRHKVEKESEQFSPKTQQSYVNEETKEGNEMNFVQSCVSSKKQDHTITDKGNSPHTLKQVPPRQDSKADKIKQLKCFWEQEKNRPIFYTGKSKEAGDSSMTQIPSPAPGKLNKRFTKSEFDLRSICNESDSDHKGDSNLSSDRKRQNFTVFTMNQRLEKSSPGLGANRSQFKNLRNFWGEATSNSRGPISSDEPKSLKKKEPMDAQNSMLELKQCVDPDFYSKSSPGRSQKVSARPPLDESRLKKTSSPSSPSSPSRPPYLVRGNKDQKHQSRSKSLGAGSGAMIDTKVQQSKSRSVAVGSGAMIDTKANFSPQITVESELQRAPGVSRSSEEDFSKEEKALKPQSTAGKESWSHKARKDSFGNSSGSGRASSLRRATSMFTLDMNEEQDQTSLLYPKKTLDISPFQAKRTQGRRQSADKQALLGSRRSSKSSDESESLTPRARAFVPRDYRHYLGITEKTSVHTTLALAVKEQKEAEGPPGAELDLSGGLVRSSTLVGSEERYSRRNSKITQRPLALWSSQGSTDTGRESSFSASERASSSTSETWSNSRISSNRDNYDEDQDHVQKALKRAQARPRNLAKSLEDITASMPPGQDRRLAPLDDIRRSSDASTLPSASSSLYSDTEHLKKMSKSVPSFLQNESDGRDTDSASEDSYHGGRQNTGRSMTKLSSSSGMASVSSLSGSVMTMYSGDYGGVEVQGSIQFSVNYVQKLREFHIFVAQCQDLAAVDPKRGRSDPYVKSYLVPDKANLGKRKTSVKKKTVNPIFNELLRYRLRMEYLRTQTLILSVWHHDTFGRNSFLGEVDVDLSKWDFNHTQMNYLALKSRPTSSLQPSDDRGEMKLAIRFLPQVSHSLGKDPPSNKGEVHIWVKDCKNLPLIRGATIDPYVKCFVLPDTSRKSRQKTRVLRRTVEPVFNHTMVYDGFRQEDLKEACVELTVWDRDKLASNFLGGLRLGPGTGRSYGAVVNWMDSNADEVALWERMMTSPNEWVEDVLPLRMLTTAKTVLK; encoded by the exons ATGATAGACTTGAGCCATCTGACGGAGGAGGAACAGTCGATGATCATGACTGTGCTGAAGAGAGACGAAGAGCTGAAgaaagcagaggaggagaggatcaa GCAGCTGCAGAAAACCAGCGCCCCAGTGGAGAGCAGGCTCAAGTATCTGACAGGAGAGTGGTTTTACGAGGCCAAGTCTCTGAGACACAGGGATAAGATCCATGGCTCCGAAATCATCCTGGCCTCCATGAAGCAGAGGAAAGCAGGTTCTTTAG atgggcctctgtccagacccagagcAGTCAGCGGTAAAGTCTCAGACATCACCCCCCCTCCAAAACCTGCCAGGCTCCTGGTGGCACCAACACAGCCCCAAGAGAACAG CGAAAGCCCCAGTGCATcagatgcagagaaagagagactaaaTTCAGTGGTACGCTCCCCGGGAAGG CCAAGGCACAATCCTTTTAATCGAGCATCCCTTATTCTGGAAGTAGAAAAGACAGAAAAACAGTTATCCAATGGAAATCAAGAGGCTGAGAAAGCATCTGAAACGG AGCCCTTATCTCCCCTGAAGATTCACATGACAGCAGACTCCATCAGTCACAACTCAGCAGGGTCTGCCACCTCCGAAGGGTCCTCTCTAGGATTCAGGCCTGTGCCCAAGAAGAGAACCTTCCTCTCCCGGCGCTCTCAGAGCTCTCTTACAGGCAGTGATGTCTCCGTTCCTGGGCACCAAGGTCATGTAGCTGGGTCAAAGGTTACTGCCCCTGCCCCTCAGGGAAGTCTCCAACATGGCTCTAGCTGGGGCTCCAACCAGTCCAGCCAGGGGGCATTGGATGTTCAGTCAGAGAAAAGTACTCCATCTTCCATCTGTGAGTTACAGAACAATGCAACTCCAGTTTCTCCCTCTAGTCAGCAACTGAACACTTTGAGTCACCTCTCCCATAAGCCACTGAAGGATTTAACCCTAGTCTCCACCAATactgagctggagagagagaaagaggcccatgagagagagaagagaacagaggagcCCTCAGATAACTCAGTGAGGACCCCCTCTCTTCTTAGGGAAACTGAGAGTTCCAAAGTTCCATTGAGGCCCCTGAGTGAGCCAAAGCCTCTCAGACTGTTGGAGCTTAGACCAGCCACACACTCTGATaatgacagacacacagataaaTCCTACAGAGGTGGTCAGAAGAGTAGCGATGGTCTCATCCAGAGAGAGTTCGTCAGTATGAGTCCtcctcagagcagagagaggtctGATGGTCCATTTTCAGAACCTCTGTCCATACCACTCTCTCCGAGTTCAGAACTAACAGCCCCTACTCACCACCAGCCTGCTCAGCATGCAGCCTTTCAACTCATTGAGATGCAGGACAAGGAGATGATAAGAACCTGCATTGTGGGCACTGCAATCAGACAGGAGGACGATAGTCTGCCTCCAAGCACTGTAG AACAATGGATGCATCATGAACTCAAAAACCCTGGGGATAAGCCTGATAAGCATGTTCGTAAAAAACGATTAGGGCACAAACCTGCCTCTAAATTAGCCCCCCGTAGTCCCCAATCCACAGGGGAAGAGGGCGACTCCATATCTAAAGTCTTAGAGTGGTTCAGCCGCAGCACTGACAGCAATGACTGGCTGGAGACTGAAAGTGATCAACCAGACATGGAGGAAGACGTGATTGGCCCTGCGAAAATAGATACAAATGATCGGCCTACCTTTGAGAGCAGGTCTCAGCAGACGGAGGGGAAAGCtccagagatgaagagaaagctTCTACATGTTGACCCCAGCCTGGATATACAAAGTATTGGAGAAGgagtgtcagtgtgtttaacaCCAGATGTAGAGGATGGATCTCAGTCTGAATCCTCTGTGAATCAACCTCCTGACCAGTCACCTCTGAATACAGAAAGATCATACCAGCCCAAGAGACGCATGTctgaggctgagaggctgagagcaGCATATAGGAAGGAGTTCAAGCAAGTGATGTTAGATAGAGAAGACGATGTGATTTATAGGCAAGAGGATGTGAAGAACGTCAGTGGCCCTCCAGCCAAAGCTACTGGACCACAGGTCACAACACAGGAAGtcaaagagaaggaggaggtccAAGATGAGAACCAACCACCCAAAATCTCCCACCTGAAGTCCTTCTGGGAGAAGGGCAACACCGGGCCCAAGATACTCATCAGCAGATCAATCACTGCCAAAGGACAGCAacaaatggagaaagagagagaactagcAGATAAGTCTCATAGAACTGTTCCTGGCCCAGAGTCATACAGTGTGGAGGGGTCGTCCAGGAAGAATCTCGGGGATAGAAAAGAGGATGAACGGTTAAGCCTAGATACTCAACAAAACTCTGTTAGTCAAGATGTGAGAAGTGTTCAGCCGAGTGCTAGCCCTTACAAACAGGAGGTATACACACCCAAACAGAGTGTTGTTATTGCTCCCTCTATAGAGATATGTACACTGCCAACCTGGGATGTTAGCTACACTCATGGGGCTCAAAGTGAAGAGGACGATTTGACATTAACAGAAGAAGATCTCAGAAGATCCCCAATGACAGTAGGCAGAAGAAGCTCAGAGGCAGAAATAGTCTTCCTAACTAGACTCCATCCTCAGCCTGACACGGTGTCCCAGTCCAGACACAGTCCAGAACCTCAGAGATTCTCCCCATCCACACTTAGTCCTCAGCCTGAACTGCTCCTTCAGCCCACAGTTAACCCCCAGCCTGTGAAGCTCTCACCTGCCATACCAAAACCCCAACCTGACATGCCGTTCAGCCCCAATCCACTGCCTGAACTACTCTTCCAGCCTGCAACCAGCCCAGACTCTAAGAAGTTCCATCAGTCTAGACACAAGGTTGAAAAAGAAAGTGAACAGTTTTCCCCCAAAACTCAGCAGAGCTATGTCAATGAAGAAACAAAGGAGGGTAACGAAATGAATTTTGTGCAGTCATGTGTGTCCAGTAAAAAACAAGACCACACCATTACAGATAAAGGAAATAGCCCAcacactctgaagcaggttcccCCTCGGCAGGATAGCAAGGCAGACAAGATAAAGCAGCTCAAGTGCTTCTgggagcaggagaagaacaggCCTATATTTTATACAGGTAAATCAAAAGAAGCAGGAGACTCCAGCATGACTCAAATTCCATCACCGGCCCCAGGAAAGCTGAATAAAAGGTTTACCAAGTCTGAGTTTGACCTGAGGTCAATCTGCAACGAATCAGACAGCGACCACAAAGGAGATTCCAACCTTTCCTCTGACAGAAAAAGACAGAATTTCACAGTCTTCACAATGAATCAAAGACTGGAGAAGTCGTCCCCAGGTCTTGGAGCAAACCGCTCGCAGTTTAAGAATCTTCGTAACTTCTGGGGTGAGGCCACTTCGAATAGCAGAGGGCCGATCTCTTCTGACGAACCCAAAAGCCTCAAAAAGAAGGAGCCAATGGATGCCCAGAACTCAATGCTTGAGTTAAAACAATGTGTTGACCCTGATTTCTATAGCAAATCTTCCCCCGGCCGGTCACAAAAGGTCAGTGCAAGACCACCTTTGGATGAGAGCCGGCTTAAGAAAACATCTTCACCTTCTTCACCATCTTCTCCATCTCGCCCTCCATATTTAGTCAGGGGGAACAAAGACCAAAAGCACCAGTCGAGGTCTAAATCGCTTGGAGCGGGTTCAGGAGCTATGATTGACACTAAAGTGCAGCAGTCAAAGTCTAGATCAGTTGCGGTGGGATCAGGAGCTATGATTGACACTAAAGCCAACTTCTCACCTCAAATCACCGTAGAGTCAGAGCTGCAAAGAGCCCCTGGTGTATCAAGGAGCTCAGAAGAGGACTTCAGCAAAGAGGAAAAGGCCCTGAAGCCCCAAAGCACCGCAGGAAAGGAATCTTGGTCTCACAAAGCTAGAAAAGACAGTTTTGGAAACTCAAGTGGAAGTGGACGTGCAAGTTCCCTTCGGCGTGCCACCAGTATGTTCACATTAGACATGAATGAGGAACAGGACCAAACTTCTCTGTTGTACCCTAAAAAGACACTAGATATTAGTCCTTTTCAAGCTAAAAGGACACAGGGTAGACGACAGAGTGCTGACAAGCAAGCACTTCTTGGTTCAAGGAGGTCCTCAAAATCATCAGACGAGTCTGAATCTCTGACACCTCGCGCTCGGGCCTTTGTTCCCAGAGACTACCGCCATTACCTGGGGATCACAGAGAAGACCAGCGTCCACACTACCCTTGCCCTGGCAGTGAAGGAGCAGAAGGAGGCAGAAGGCCCGCCTGGGGCTGAACTTGACCTGAGTGGTGGGCTTGTCAGATCCAGCACCCTAGTGGGCTCAGAGGAGCGCTACAGCAGGAGGAATAGCAAGATAACCCAGCGCCCCCTGGCCCTTTGGTCAAGCCAGGGCAGCACTGACACAGGACGTGAGTCATCATTCAGTGCGTCTGAGAGAGCATCGAGCAGCACGTCTGAAACTTGGTCTAACTCCAGGATCAGTTCAAACC GTGACAATTATGATGAGGATCAGGACCATGTACAGAAGGCATTGAAGAGAGCTCAGGCCCGCCCACGAAATCTGGCCAAAAGTCTTGAGGACATCACAGCATCCATGCCACCAG GGCAAGATAGAAGGCTGGCTCCTCTTGATGACATCAGGCGAAGCAGTGATG CATCTACCCTCCCCTCTGCCTCCTCATCCCTCTACTCTGACACCGAGCATTTGAAGAAGATGAGCAAGTCTGTTCCCTCGTTCCTGCAAAATGAG AGCGATGGTAGAGACACTGACTCCGCCTCTGAGGACAGTTACCATGGTGGCAGGCAGAACACGGGCAGATCCATGACTAAACTCAGCAGCTCCTCTGGCATGGCATCTGTGTCCTCT ctgaGTGGCAGTGTGATGACAATGTACAGTGGCGACtatggaggtgtggaggtgcaGGGGAGCATCCAGTTCTCCGTCAACTACGTCCAGAAGCTCAGGGAGTTCCACATCTTTGTGGCTCAGTGCCAAGATCTGGCGGCCGTCGACCCCAAGAGGGGCCGCTCTGACCC TTATGTTAAAAGTTACCTGGTGCCTGACAAAGCCAATCTAGGGAAGAGGAAAACGTCCGTGAAGAAGAAGACTGTCAACCCCATTTTCAACGAGCTCCTCAGA TATCGGCTTCGTATGGAGTACCTCCGAACTCAGACCCTCATTCTCTCCGTCTGGCACCATGACACCTTTGGCAGGAACAGTTTTCTGGGCGAAGTTGATGTGGACCTGTCCAAATGGGACTTTAACCACACCCAGATGAACTACTTAGCTCTGAAATCCagg CCCACATCCAGTCTGCAGCCCTCAGATGACAGAGGGGAGATGAAACTGGCCATACGCTTCCTGCCTCAGGTCTCCCACA GCCTAGGTAAGGACCCCCCCTCTAACAAAGGTGAGGTTCACATTTGGGTGAAAGACTGCAAGAACCTTCCCCTCATCAGAGGGGCCACCATCGACCCATATGTCAAGTG CTTCGTGCTCCCAGATACGAGCAGAAAAAGTCGTCAGAAGACACGGGTGCTGAGGAGGACGGTGGAGCCGGTGTTTAACCACACCATGGTGTACGACGGCTTCAGACAGGAAGACCTGAAAGAGGCTTGCGTGGAGCTAACCGTGTGGGATCGTGACAAGTTGGCTAGTAACTTCCTGGGCGGTCTAAGACTGGGGCCTGGCACAG GCAGAAGTTATGGGGCGGTGGTGAATTGGATGGACTCGAATGCTGACGAGGTAGCTCTATGGGAACGAATGATGACCTCTCCAAACGAATGGGTGGAGGATGTGCTGCCACTGAGAATGCTGACCACAGCAAAGACTGTGCTAAAATGA